From the Solanum pennellii chromosome 4, SPENNV200 genome, one window contains:
- the LOC107018361 gene encoding uncharacterized protein LOC107018361 isoform X2 — protein sequence MLELKAKFLKKAVVSSTLIEHPSPANLQSTRLAIHMNDDNDSSCWVYIASGCRIYKVLIPMENSLLNLGKEDLLIPEQCEVLEASVVNRCPHRSEIQSIVLAETESSGCSMLGSVDSYGHLIVSRLDANDVNGLTYSVSPRDCGVGEGSWAGLCFNPTQRSMAAVAHSFSKTIDVYDQDIHVRTLRPLWHPSSLMFMQNLDLGGGNSVLAVAEGCLLTIWDLRMKEKGGCVRRICGSVGDNLYAVCNSSKGTIAAGGADRTVTVYDPRRWSAVSRWLNCSKYEITGLAFSSVDPEYVYVQGVDYEVICGRWQESKKIFSYRGDSNWLGFSKCSDRDVLGGWSDSGSLFVADIRAVNGLHLSNDLDVPAATSVF from the exons ATGTTGGAGTTGAAGGCAAAGTTTTTGAAGAAAGCAGTGGTTTCTTCCACTCTAATTGAGCATCCATCCCCGGCCAATCTTCAGTCTACTCGTCTTGCCATTCAT atgaatgatgataatgattcttcttgttgggtttacatTGCATCTGGCTGCCGCATTTATAAAGTTCTT ATTCCAATGGAAAATTCATTGCTCAATCTAGGAAAGGAGGACCTTCTAATTCCTGAACAATGTGAG GTTCTAGAAGCTTCAGTGGTCAATCGTTGCCCGCATCGATCAGAAATCCAAAGTATAGTGCTAGCTGAAACTGAAA GCTCTGGTTGCTCAATGCTGGGAAGCGTGGATTCTTATGGTCACCTTATTGTCTCTAGATTGGATGCCAATG ATGTCAACGGGCTTACGTATTCTGTCTCTCCTCGAGATTGTGGTGTTGGAGAAGGTAGCTGGGCAGGCCTGTGCTTCAATCCCACTCAACGATCCATG GCAGCTGTGGCTCACAGTTTCTCTAAAACCATTGATGTCTATGACCAAGATATTCATGTCCGCACCTTACGTCC ATTGTGGCATCCATCTTCACTTATGTTCATGCAAAATTTGGACTTAGGTGGTGGAAATTCTGTATTAGCAGTTGCAGAAGGTTGCCTG CTGACAATATGGGACTTGCGAATGAAAGAAAAGGGTGGTTGTGTGCGTCGAATCTGTGGATCTGTAGGAGATAACTTGTATGCAGTCTGTAATTCTTCAAAAGGTACTATTGCAGCAGGTGGAGCTGATCGTACTGTGACTGTCTATGATCCTCGCAG ATGGTCAGCAGTGTCGAGATGGCTAAACTGCTCTAAGTATGAG ATAACTGGACTTGCTTTCTCTTCCGTTGATCCTGAATATGTCTATGTACAAGGCGTTGACTACGAG GTCATCTGTGGACGATGGCAAGAaagcaagaaaatattttcgTATCGAGGAGATTCTAATTGGCTCGGATTTAGCAAG TGTTCAGACAGGGATGTCTTGGGGGGTTGGTCCGACTCAGGTAGCCTATTTGTCGCTGATATCCGTGCAGTGAACGGATTACACctttcaaatgacttagatGTTCCTGCTGCAACCAgtgttttttaa
- the LOC107018361 gene encoding uncharacterized protein LOC107018361 isoform X3, with protein MLELKAKFLKKAVVSSTLIEHPSPANLQSTRLAIHMNDDNDSSCWVYIASGCRIYKVLIPMENSLLNLGKEDLLIPEQCEVLEASVVNRCPHRSEIQSIVLAETESSGCSMLGSVDSYGHLIVSRLDANGDDVNGLTYSVSPRDCGVGEGSWAGLCFNPTQRSMAAVAHSFSKTIDVYDQDIHVRTLRPLWHPSSLMFMQNLDLGGGNSVLAVAEGCLLTIWDLRMKEKGGCVRRICGSVGDNLYAVCNSSKGTIAAGGADRTVTVYDPRRWSAVSRWLNCSKYEVSKEFLKRSPANSILVSNNWTCFLFR; from the exons ATGTTGGAGTTGAAGGCAAAGTTTTTGAAGAAAGCAGTGGTTTCTTCCACTCTAATTGAGCATCCATCCCCGGCCAATCTTCAGTCTACTCGTCTTGCCATTCAT atgaatgatgataatgattcttcttgttgggtttacatTGCATCTGGCTGCCGCATTTATAAAGTTCTT ATTCCAATGGAAAATTCATTGCTCAATCTAGGAAAGGAGGACCTTCTAATTCCTGAACAATGTGAG GTTCTAGAAGCTTCAGTGGTCAATCGTTGCCCGCATCGATCAGAAATCCAAAGTATAGTGCTAGCTGAAACTGAAA GCTCTGGTTGCTCAATGCTGGGAAGCGTGGATTCTTATGGTCACCTTATTGTCTCTAGATTGGATGCCAATGGTGACG ATGTCAACGGGCTTACGTATTCTGTCTCTCCTCGAGATTGTGGTGTTGGAGAAGGTAGCTGGGCAGGCCTGTGCTTCAATCCCACTCAACGATCCATG GCAGCTGTGGCTCACAGTTTCTCTAAAACCATTGATGTCTATGACCAAGATATTCATGTCCGCACCTTACGTCC ATTGTGGCATCCATCTTCACTTATGTTCATGCAAAATTTGGACTTAGGTGGTGGAAATTCTGTATTAGCAGTTGCAGAAGGTTGCCTG CTGACAATATGGGACTTGCGAATGAAAGAAAAGGGTGGTTGTGTGCGTCGAATCTGTGGATCTGTAGGAGATAACTTGTATGCAGTCTGTAATTCTTCAAAAGGTACTATTGCAGCAGGTGGAGCTGATCGTACTGTGACTGTCTATGATCCTCGCAG ATGGTCAGCAGTGTCGAGATGGCTAAACTGCTCTAAGTATGAG GTATCGAAGGAATTTCTAAAAAGAAGTCCAGCCAATAGTATCCTTGTCTCAA ATAACTGGACTTGCTTTCTCTTCCGTTGA
- the LOC107018361 gene encoding uncharacterized protein LOC107018361 isoform X1, with product MLELKAKFLKKAVVSSTLIEHPSPANLQSTRLAIHMNDDNDSSCWVYIASGCRIYKVLIPMENSLLNLGKEDLLIPEQCEVLEASVVNRCPHRSEIQSIVLAETESSGCSMLGSVDSYGHLIVSRLDANGDDVNGLTYSVSPRDCGVGEGSWAGLCFNPTQRSMAAVAHSFSKTIDVYDQDIHVRTLRPLWHPSSLMFMQNLDLGGGNSVLAVAEGCLLTIWDLRMKEKGGCVRRICGSVGDNLYAVCNSSKGTIAAGGADRTVTVYDPRRWSAVSRWLNCSKYEITGLAFSSVDPEYVYVQGVDYEVICGRWQESKKIFSYRGDSNWLGFSKCSDRDVLGGWSDSGSLFVADIRAVNGLHLSNDLDVPAATSVF from the exons ATGTTGGAGTTGAAGGCAAAGTTTTTGAAGAAAGCAGTGGTTTCTTCCACTCTAATTGAGCATCCATCCCCGGCCAATCTTCAGTCTACTCGTCTTGCCATTCAT atgaatgatgataatgattcttcttgttgggtttacatTGCATCTGGCTGCCGCATTTATAAAGTTCTT ATTCCAATGGAAAATTCATTGCTCAATCTAGGAAAGGAGGACCTTCTAATTCCTGAACAATGTGAG GTTCTAGAAGCTTCAGTGGTCAATCGTTGCCCGCATCGATCAGAAATCCAAAGTATAGTGCTAGCTGAAACTGAAA GCTCTGGTTGCTCAATGCTGGGAAGCGTGGATTCTTATGGTCACCTTATTGTCTCTAGATTGGATGCCAATGGTGACG ATGTCAACGGGCTTACGTATTCTGTCTCTCCTCGAGATTGTGGTGTTGGAGAAGGTAGCTGGGCAGGCCTGTGCTTCAATCCCACTCAACGATCCATG GCAGCTGTGGCTCACAGTTTCTCTAAAACCATTGATGTCTATGACCAAGATATTCATGTCCGCACCTTACGTCC ATTGTGGCATCCATCTTCACTTATGTTCATGCAAAATTTGGACTTAGGTGGTGGAAATTCTGTATTAGCAGTTGCAGAAGGTTGCCTG CTGACAATATGGGACTTGCGAATGAAAGAAAAGGGTGGTTGTGTGCGTCGAATCTGTGGATCTGTAGGAGATAACTTGTATGCAGTCTGTAATTCTTCAAAAGGTACTATTGCAGCAGGTGGAGCTGATCGTACTGTGACTGTCTATGATCCTCGCAG ATGGTCAGCAGTGTCGAGATGGCTAAACTGCTCTAAGTATGAG ATAACTGGACTTGCTTTCTCTTCCGTTGATCCTGAATATGTCTATGTACAAGGCGTTGACTACGAG GTCATCTGTGGACGATGGCAAGAaagcaagaaaatattttcgTATCGAGGAGATTCTAATTGGCTCGGATTTAGCAAG TGTTCAGACAGGGATGTCTTGGGGGGTTGGTCCGACTCAGGTAGCCTATTTGTCGCTGATATCCGTGCAGTGAACGGATTACACctttcaaatgacttagatGTTCCTGCTGCAACCAgtgttttttaa